The following is a genomic window from Vibrio cyclitrophicus.
ACCAGACATCCATTCAGGTGTACTCACTGATCGGTTCAGCGGAGAGAAAATAGAGCGAACGGCTTGCTGCAAGATTAAGCTGATACCAAAGGTGGCGAGCAAGGTCTCTAATGGACGCCCATAAAGGTGACGAATCACGCTTCGCTCAATCGCAATACCCACTAAGCCCGAAACGATGAATGCTGCAGGAATAGAAAGTATTAGCGCTAAACCAATATGATTCGGCATCAGAAGTTGCAATACATAGGTGGTGTAAGCGCCAATCATGATCAGCTCACCATGAGCCATGTTGATAACGCCCATCACACCAAAGGTGATCGCTAAGCCAATGCCCGCTAGTACCAATACCGAACCTAAACTCAAGCCAAAGAATACGGTTTCAACACCTGAGTACAGAGCTTGGCTTTGTTGATAATCGTCCATCGCACGCTCTGTTGCAGCCAAAATGCTTGGTTCTTGCTCACCGTTAAGTAGTTGGTTCAGTGTTTTTAGAACGACTGAATGCTTAAAGTCGCCCACTCGTTCAATCGATGTTACTCGAGCTTCAGTTGTTGCACTGTTATCAAGCGAGGTAAAAATAGCTAATGACAAATCCATTAGTTCAGCGACTTTACCATCGGTCTCATTTTCTCTAAGTTCGGATAAACGATCGATGATAGTGGCATCCTTAGTTCCCAGTAGATCGAGAACCGCTTGATAACGCACATCTGGGTTACTGCTATTTAATCCAATAGAGGCAATTTCACCCCGTAAGATCCCGCGAAGTTTGTTGTTTACGCGCACCTTTTTAAACAGCTTAGCATTGTCGATATTGAGAGTTGATTCATCCCATACAGACTGAACTGAAGTGGCTGTTTTGGTGTTTTGAATGAGATAGAGCTGTTTATAATGTTCGTTTTTTTTATCATTGAAGTAATAGAGATTGCCGTTTAACCATCCATCTAAAATAGCCTTCGACACGTCTTCCGTTTGTGTCTCAATGATCCAATCGATGGCTAGCTCTTTATCCGATGTTTTTTTACCAACTAGCGCCTTGGTAAAGCTAGCTTCATCCGTTATTCCAGCAAAAGCCAACTGAGCACTGATAGCCATGAGCAACAGCGCCTTAAATACGTTTAATACGTTCTTCATCCCTGCTTCCTTAACCAACAAGTTAGATATTGTTATTTTTTACTTGGTGGATGTTTGGATAGTTGTTGTGACTTGAAACTAATTTGAGCCTTCTCTTTCGTTGCGCCTCCATGCAGAAGCACTCTTCCCTAAAGAGAAGGCTCAATATTCATAGCTAGTAGTTACCGGTAATAGCTAACACCCAGTAACGAAAGCTGATAACCAGTAACTAGTTATCAGCCAAGAGCGAATAACTCTAGTTACCACCAGAACACTTTTTAGTTTCAACGTTGAACGCACCACATGAGAATGGCTTAGACCAACTAGAGAATAGTTTTGCTGATTCAGGTAAGTAGTTAGACCAAGCATCACCTGCAACAAGGCCTGTGGTTTCCCAAACGATGTCAAACTGGCCATCATCTTGAATCTCACCAATCAATACAGGTTTAGTTATGTGGTGGTTTGGTAGCATGGTTGAGTAGCCACCAGATAGGTTTGGAACAGACACACCAATCAATGCATCTTGCACCGCTTCGGCATCGGTTGTGCCCGCATTAGTCACAGCTTGAGCCCACATATTGAAACCAATATAGTGTGCTTCCATCGGGTCATTCGTTACACGTTTGTCACTCTTAATGAATGACTGCCATGTTTCAACGAACTCTTCATTGACTTCGGTATCGACGCTCATGAAATAGTTCCATGCCGCTAAGTGACCCACTAGAGGTTCAGTATCCATGCCCGATAGCTCTTCTTCGCCAACCGAGAATGCAATCACCGGAATGTCTTCAGATGAAACACCTTGAGCACCAAGCTCTTTATAGAAAGGTACGTTTGCATCACCATTCACAGTAGATACAACGGCGGTTTTCTTACCAGCTTCACCAAACTTCTTGATATCTGAAACAATAGATTGCCAATCAGAATGACCAAACGGTGTGTAGTTGATCATGATGTCTTCTTCTGCGACACCTTTACTTTTTAGGTAGGCCTCTAAGATCTTATTGGTGGTACGTGGATAAACGTAATCGGTACCTGCAAGCACCCAACGTTCCACTTCAAGTTCATCCATTAAGTAATCAACGGCAGGAATCGCTTGTTGGTTTGGCGCAGCACCGGTGTAGAAAACGTTTTTAGAGGACTCTTCGCCTTCATACTGTACTGGGTAGAAAAGGATGCTGTTTAGCTCTTCAAAAACTGGCAGCATGGATTTACGTGATACCGATGTCCAACCACCAAATACCACATCCACTTTTTCTTTCTCGATAAGCTCACGTGCTTTCTCAGCAAACAACGGCCAGTTTGACGCAGGGTCAACAACTACAGGCTCAAGCTTCTTACCAAGTAAGCCACCTTTTTTGTTTTGCTCGTCGATGAGCATAAGAACGGTATCTTTTAGCGTTGTTTCACTGATCGCCATAGTGCCTGACAATGAATGTAGAACGCCGACTTTAATGGTATCGTCAGCCGCAAGCACTGTTGCAGAAGAAAATGAAAGTGTTGTACACAGTGCAGCTAGCGATAAATTGAACACCTTGTTCATGATTGTTACTCCATAATTGTATTTTTGTTATTCAATTACAGAGTTACAAGAAGAGTGCCAAACTTAAAACATAACCAACAAAGTTTTAAGCCTTTGTATTTAATAGTACTTTAACTAAGTTAACACCAATGCAGTGCATAGCGACAAGGTTACTATGTTTCATGCTGGTGCAGTGACGATAAGATTGAACCAAGATGACACACGCATATTCGCTAAATACAAAAAAGGCCCAATATTTTCATACTAGACCTACAAAAAACACCTCAGATTATCGTCTTGCCATTGAGAGGTAAGACTATTCGGCTTGTTGAAACTCGAATTTCACTCTCGACTTAGATTTAAGCTCGTTACAATCACCATTGCAGAAATAGCTCGCAGCCCCACAAGCTTGAAGCTTCTCTAATTGGCTGCTGCACTCAGGACAAAAGCCCACTTTTGTAAAGTGATCTTGGCAGCTTTCACAGTGGTATTTACCATCCCAGCTAAGTTCTGACTGGCATTTAGGGCAGATATTTTCACTCATAGGAAATCCTAACTTTTTACTTTCAGTACTAATAAGCAATCTACTCTTTCTTCGCCTTGGCTTGCTTGATTTGATACATGCTTTTGTCAGCTGACGCAATCAACTGATCGAGCCCTTTAGGCGACTTTTCACAAGCAATCCCAACACTGACTGAAAACTGAACGCCATTAATATAGAGAGCTTTATCCAACGCTTTTTCTAAGCTGTGATAAAAGTCTGACACTTTTTGTTCGGTATCAAAGCAAGAAAACACTACAAACTCGTCACCGCCGTAACGACCTACCTTGGCACATGCCGTAGTCGCTTCATCGAGAACTTTTGCAACGGCTAACAGAACATCATCGCCAAAGCTATGGCCATACGTATCGTTGATTAACTTGAATTTATCAACATCAACAAACAGGCAGGCCATCACTTTGTCCGCAAAACATCGTTTAACTAAAACCTTCTTAGCTTCACTTAACAATGCTCGGCGGTTCAAGCAATGCGTCAGCGAATCATGACTGGCAAAAAAGTTGAGTTGATTCTCTAGCTCGTATTTCTCTAGCGCTACTGAATACAAAGAAGCAAGCAGCTCCAAGATCTCGAGTTCAAATTCATGAGGTTCTGAAATGCATCGGCTGTAAATCGCAAATGTACCTAGCACGTGGCCATGCGAAGAGATGATGGGCACCGACCAACAAGCGTGTAAGTTGGCTTGATTGGTCAAGGTTAAGAAAGGCGCCCAATTTGAGTGAGTATTAATATCAGAGACCATAACAGCTTTCTTAAGCGCAGCAGCCTCTCCACAAGAACCAATACCAACGCCAATTCCAATACCTTCTATCTGCTGATTATAAAAATCGGGCAAGTTAGGCGCGCATTCGATGTGTAAAGTGTTCGACTTTGAGTTAAGCAGTAATATTGAGGCCATACGTTGCCCAAAAAGCTGCTCTGTAAGCTGAATGATCTTATGGTTTAAATCCTTACGATCCATTCCAAGTGCAAGCTTTCGAAGCAAACGATTCACTGCTCGGTGGCCTTCTAATAAAAATTGTTGTTCCATTCACTAAAGCTTTCAATTGTGTAGTCGGGTGCAGCCTGTTCTTATGCAAGCTTGCTGTTGGTTAATAATAACACACTAAATAACCACAACACACAATCGAAGATCATAGGTTGATCTTTTGCTTTATCTATTTTGATCAGCGATCTACCCCAAAAAGAATATTTATATCACCACACACCGAAAGCATAAGTTACATGTGCTGCATTTCAATTTTAAATGGTTATTTATTTTGATAATTACATATAAAAACAGGTTAAACAGAATAAGTAATTTCGATCTGTAACCGAAATCATCGAATTACATGCGTTAGCATTTCAATATGTTGCTCATCTAGCTGAGTTAACTTAACCGATAACGCCCCAAGCTCTGAAGTATTATCTATGTGAGTACCACCACACGGAATCGACACTAAAGTATCGCTATCCAATTGCCATTCCCAATAACGAGAGTCTGTTAATGCCTCGCCTTCCAATCTCATTGCCACTGGCGTCGAATCTGCGAGCCAACCTTTAATCATCTGATTGATGTCAGCTTCGATACCATCAATATTGGTTAGCATATCTGCTACGTTCAAACCACGCTTCTTCAGGGTTTTGCCCAAACGATACTTATCAGTACACAACTCAGGAGTCACAAAGCTAGTCACTTGTGCGTAGCTATTAAAGTCGTAACTGCCGAGCGGATCTTTTCTGTCGGCATCTTTCCGCCAGTAGCTCTCAGCCAATACTTTATTCAACGCTAAGAAAGCAATGTGGCCAGCACTGTGACCTCGGCTCAAACTGGCTTGGTACTCTTTATCAACCGACAACAGCACTTCGTCGTTAACATTAATCATAGAAACTAATACAGGTAGCTGGTGGACAACCACAAACGCCCAGCCTTCCGTATCACGTTTAACAGGAATATCGGCTGCGATGTGAAGTTTTCCAGTAGATTGTTCTATTGCACCAACAAGGCAGTCTCCCACAGGATATTGCTCGTTACCAACATTGACGAAGCCTTGGTCTGCTGGGTGATCGGGCCAAATATGACTCACAGGATGAAAAGGCGTCACATCAGTGATCAGGTAAGTTTTACTGCTGTCGCTTTCTACATACAGCGCTTTCGCCGTAAGTTGCCACGCTTGATGACAAAATTGAGTAATGGTTGGTGGGATTGCTTCAGCTTGTGTAATCAAATCGCTAGTGGTCATATTGTTCTTCTTTTGAAATCGAGTCTGATTCGTTAAGCCACAGCGAAACAAAAATGTGTCTTTGTGGCTTAACGTGAATTTTGCTTAAAAAAATACCCGAGACAGGCTCGGGTATCAAATCTATTGGAAAGGTTTACTTACGACCTTTAACCATGCTCATCATGCGCTTACGTTTACGTTCTTGAGAGATTGTCAGCTTGTTTGTTTTCGCTTCAAATGGGTTCTCGCTGTTCTGGAATTGAATGCGAATAGGTGTACCCATAATCTCTAGTGAACGACGATAGTAGTTCATCAAGAATCGCTTGTATGAATCTGGCAAGTTGCGAACTTGGTTACCGTGGATAACGATAATAGGTGGGTTGTAGCCACCAGCGTGCGCGTATTTCAGTTTCACACGACGGCCACGAACCATAGGCGGTTGGTGATCATCGGTTGCCATTTTCATGATACGAGTTAGCACAGAAGTACCAACACGAGTCGTTGCTGACTTGTAAGCCTCTTGAACAGACTCAAACAAGTGACCAACGCCTGTACCATGAAGTGCAGAAATAAAGTGAATACGTGCAAAATCAACGAAACCTAAACGACGGTCTAATTCTTTCTTAACGCGATCTTTAACGTCGTTATCTAGGCCATCCCATTTGTTTACTGCAATAACAATTGAACGACCCGCGTTCAATGCAAAGCCTAACAAGCTTAGATCTTGATCGGAGATGTTTTCGCGAGCATCGATAAGCAGCAATACAACGTTTGCATCTTCAATCGCTTTCAGTGTTTTAACCACTGAGAACTTCTCAACCGTTTCGTTGATATTTTTACGACGACGAACACCCGCAGTATCAATTAGAACGTATTCACGCTCATCACGCTGCATTGGAATGTAGATAGAGTCGCGGGTTGTGCCCGGCATATCGTAAACAACAACACGTTCTTCACCAAGAATACGGTTAGTTAATGTTGATTTACCTACGTTAGGACGGCCAATGATCGCTAGCTTGATCGGTTGATCTTGAAGGCGCTTGAATTCTTCTTCCGCTTCTTCTTCAGTAAAATCAACTTGCTCTTCTTCTTCGTCTTCAAACTCAGTCAAATCGCTTACTTCGCCATTCTCAGCTTTAAGCGCTTCCGCAAATGGGTTAAGAGCAAGATCAATCAACGCTGTTACACCACGACCGTGCGCAGCAGCGATCTGATACATGTCTTCTACACCTAGTTGCCAGAAGTCAGCACTTGCCGCATCAGGGTCAATACCATCAACCTTGTTTACTACTAGCATTGAAGGCTTTTCTAGTTGGCGAAGGTGCTTAGCAATCGCTACGTCTGAAGGTGTTAGACCAGCACGGCCATCTACCATAAATAGAACGACATCAGCTTCATCAATCGCCGCTAGCGACTGTTCAGCCATTTTAGTTTCAACACCTTCTTCGGTACCGTCGATACCACCAGTGTCAATAACAATAAAGTCATGCTCGCTAAAATGAGCATGACCGTATTTACGGTCACGCGTTAAGCCAGGAAAATCCGCAACCAATGCATCACGAGTTCGAGTCAATCGGTTAAATAACGTAGATTTACCTACGTTCGGACGCCCTACTAGAGCAACAACAGGTACCATAACAACCTCTACAATTTCTTCTCTAAATGTAGTTATAGGTAAGCACTTGTTCGCAAGTTTAAACTCTTACCTATAACCACACGGTTTATTAATTTTTAACAACAAAACGGCTCCTGGCTGTTACCAACCAGGAGCCGACTGTGAATTGTATCACGCTTTTATTGGCTAATCGTTAGTTTCTTTACATCGCCATTGCGAGTCGTCACTAAGTAGCCTTCAGGCAATTCAATTGGTGCTACCGCAAAGCCGCTATCATCGACTAACTGTTGAGCAACAAACTCACCAGATGAACGATCTAACCAGTGCAGATAACCTTCGGTGTCACCCACGACAACATAACCATTAATAATAGCAGGTGCTGTCAGTAAGCGGTTTTCTAACAATGGAGTGCTCCAAAGTTCAGTACCACTACGAGCATCAACTGCAACCACATGGTCTTTATCGGTAACCACAAACAAACGACTGCCATCACTCGCGAGATCAATCGCTGACGAATAGTTACGTTTCCAAATTGGCTTGCCAGCTCGAAGATCGATAGCAATCAATTGACCATTGATACCAACGGTATACAAAGTACCACCAAGAACAACTGGAGATGCATCAACATCCACTAAGCGATCAATTTCCGTTGCACCTTTTGGCGTACCTACTGGCTGTTGCCAAATAAGCTGGCCACGGTCAACAATAGCGGCAGCTAGACGACCATTTGCCGTACCCCAGAAAACACCACCAGAAACAGCAATAGGCGTACTGTCACCACGGAGTGTTAGGCTTGGAACTTCAGTGCTGATTGTCCACTTTTGCTCACCGGTCTCTTGGTCTAGAGCAATCATCATGCCGCGACTAGTATGAACCAGTACCATATTGTTTTCAGTCGCTGGGGATGCAAGCACCTCGCCATTCACTGAAACACGCCATAGCTCTTCACCCGTCGATTCGTCCAACGCGATCATTTCGCCATTCTCAGAACCAACAAATACTTTGCCGTAAGCCGCCGTTAAGCCACCCGATAAACGAGCCAGTACGTCTTTCTCTAGATCGACTTTCCAGAGCTCTTTACCCGTTTCAGGATCAAGCGCTTTAACCAAACCTTCGCGGCTTGCAACAAATACTTTGTCGTACGCCAGTTCTGGCGATAGTTTTGAAAAGTAGTGACCAACACCATCACCAACTGACGTAGACCATTCCTGTTTAGGAGTGAACTCGCTATTTACTGTTGGTACTGGAGCCATAATGACTGTGTCTTCTTCACCCGCACAGCCTACTAACAGGCCAAGAGCAATCGCACACAACGCCGCTTTGGGAAACATCTTCTTCATTCAAAGCGCCTTATTTAGCTAGGTCGTCAAGTTTGATTTGAAGCGTTTGGCTAGCATCAACAGCTTGCTGTGCTTCTGTGTAAGCACTGTATGCTGCGTCTGTATCGCCTTTACGAAGTGAAATATCACCACGTAGTTCAGCAACACGGCCTTTCCAGGATTCGTCAGTCATCGCTTCAAGATCAGTCAATGCTGCGTCAAATTCACCTTGCTCAGCTTTGATACGTGCAACACGGTAAGTAAGAAGTGGCGCTAGAGCCGCATCCTTAGTTGCCGATTTTGCCCACTCAAGCTGTTCAAGTGCCGCTGCAAGTTCGCCCGCTTGTACTTGTGCTTTTGCTAGTTGCATAGCAGCAAGAACGGAATACTCAGCGTCTTTATTTGCGTCGATGAAAGCTTGAATGTCAGATTGAGCATCAACGCCCTTAGCATCAAGAGCTGAAATGACAGAGGTATAGCTTTCTGAAGCAGCTTCACGCGCTTCAAGGACTGAATCTTGGTAATAGCGCCAACCAAATAGACCACCTAAACCAATAACCGCACCAAAGATTACGGCTTTACCGTTCTCTTTCCACCAATCTTTAATGGCTTCAACCTGTTGCTCTTCGCTATCGTAAAGTTCCACTTCCTGTCCTCTTTAATTCTTTAAACGCCAGCATAGTGCTGACGTTAATATTCATTATGAGCGTTTGCTCAATGGCTAATTAGATTAGCGCAGCAACTTTCTCTGCAACTTCCGCTTGAGACACGGTTTCTTGCTCGCCGCCAACCAAATCTTTTAGTACAACGGTATTATCAGCAACTTCGTTCTCACCAAGCACTAGCGCCACAACGGCACCTACTTTGTCAGCACGTTTGAATTGCTTCTTGAAGTTACCACCACCAAAGTGGTTCATCACACGCACGCCTTCTACAGTGTCGCGTAATTGATTCGCTAGTTGCATGCCTGCGATCATAGTGCCTTCGCCAGCCGCAACCATGTAAACATCAACGCTACGGCGAACTTCTGTTAGTTCTAGCGTTTCCATCATCAGAACCAGACGCTCTAGACCCATTGCGAAGCCAACTGCATTGGTTGCTTTTCCGCCCAGTTGCTCAACAAGACCATCGTAACGGCCGCCGCCACATACTGTACCTTGAGCACCAAGGCTGTCTGTGATCCACTCAAATACGGTACGGTTGTAGTAATCTAGGCCGCGTACTAGACGCTCATTAACTTGGTATTCGATACCAACAGCGTCAAGAAGTTCACACAAACCAGCAAAATGTTGCTTCGATTCTTCACCTAGATATTCAGATAGTCGAGGTGCGTCACCTAAGATAGCTTGAACATCAGGGTTCTTAGTATCAAGTACACGTAGAGGGTTAGTGTGCATACGACGTTTACAATCATCATCTAGCACATCAATGTGTTGCTCAAGGAAAGCCACTAACGCAGTGCGGTAGCTTACGCGATCTTCTTGAGAACCGATTGAGTTTAGCTCTAGGCGAACGTGCTTATCGATACCTAGCTCACGCCATAGGCGAGCTGTCATCATGATAAGTTCTGCGTCAACGTCTGGACCGTCTAAGCCAAACACTTCAACACCACATTGGTGGAATTGACGGTAACGACCTTTTTGAGGACGCTCGTGGCGGAACATCGGGCCCATGTACCATAGGCGCTGTTCATCACGGTTGATAAGGCTATTTTGAATACATGAACGTACACAACCAGCTGTGCCTTCTGGACGCAGCGTTAGGCTATCGCCATTGCGGTCGTCAAAGGTGTACATCTCTTTAGAAACAACGTCTGTCTCTTCACCAACGGCACGGCTAAATAGGTTTGTTTCTTCAACGATAGGCATACGTACTTCGTTGTAACCGTATGCACTCACCACGTTTTTAACTGCGCTTTCTACTTTCTGCCACAGTGGTGATTGAGTTGGAAGGCAGTCGTTCATGCCTCGAATTGCTTGGATATTTTTAGCCACAGTATTTATTCCGTAATTTCTCACGACCAGGTGTTAGTGCGAATAGACAGTCACACCCCATCGCGTTGTATTAATCTTCTAAGTTTTCTACATCAATGCGATTTGCTTTATCAAGCACTGACGCTTTTGCACGAATCTTAGCTTCAAGTTTGTCGACAAGATCATCGTTGTCGAAGCGCTCTTTCTGACGCTTACCGTCTTCGTAGAAGGCACTTTTACGTGCACTACCGGCTAAACCTAAGTGAGACACTTCAGCTTCACCAGGGCCGTTAACCACACAACCGATGATTGATACGTCCATTGGGGTAATAACGTCTTCTAAGCGCTCTTCAAGGGCGTTAACGGTGTTAATAACATCGAACTCTTGACGAGAACAGCTCGGGCACGCAATGAAGTTGATGCCACGCGAGCGAATGCGCAAAGATTTAAGAATATCAAAGCCAACTTTGATCTCTTCAACAGGATCAGCCGCTAGCGAGATACGCAGCGTGTCACCGATACCTTCAGAAAGAAGCATACCTAGACCCACAGCTGACTTCACAGAGCCAGCACGAGCACCGCCCGCTTCGGTGATACCAAGGTGAAGTGGTTGGTCAATCTGCTTAGCCAGCAAACGGTAAGAGCCGACGGCGAGGAAGACATCAGAAGCCTTAACGCTGACTTTAAATTGATCAAAGTTCAAACGGTCTAGGATATCGACGTGACGCATTGCGGATTCAACAAGCGCTTCGGCTGTCGGTTCTGTGTATTTCTCTTGGATCTCTTTTTCAAGAGAGCCGCCGTTAACACCAATACGAATCGGAATATTCATATCGCGAGCACAATCAACAACGGAGCGGATACGACTTTCATTACCGATGTTACCAGGGTTGATACGCAAACAGTCAACGCCATATTCAGCCACTTTAAGGGCGATACGGTAGTCGAAATGAATATCAGCAACCAAAGGAACAGATACTTGCTGCTTGATTAACTTAAACGCTTCAGCGGCATCCATAGTAGGAACAGATACGCGAACGATATCAGCACCCACTTTTTCCAAAGCTCGAATTTGAGCAACGGTCGCGGCTACATCAGTTGTTCTTGTGTTGGTCATGGATTGCACAGCAATTGGTGCACCATCACCGATCGGCACATCACCCACATAAATACGGGTTGATTTGCGACGAATAATAGGAGATTCGTGTTGCATATTAACTCTAAGGTAAGGTTATTCTAGCTACTTTGCCTGAAGTATACCCAGAAAGGTCGACAGGTTCACTTGCAAATGTCATCGATACGCCTTCAGGCGCACCCAGAATCACTTTATATGGTGCAGCTCCAGAAAGATTTAAGGTCTGGCCTGCTTTTTTGATGCCAGTAGACAACGTTTTACCCGAAGCATCTTTCACTTGGATCCAGCAATCGGCAGAAAACTGCATCACTAGCTCGTTAACCACAGATTCTGGAGCTACCGTTTCTAATTCTGCCGTAACAGAAGCGACGTCTGCAGCTTGTTGTGCTTCTTCCATCTGTTCAACTAGTTCAATAGTTTCTGAAGTTTCAGCTGTATTTGTAGAAGTCAGATCATCAGAGTTTTCAGTAACAAAAGATGTCTCTGTGTTTTGTTCAGCTTCAATCACTTCTAATGACGTTAATTCAGGGTCTAGCGACTCATCGACCATTAGCTCTTCTGAGCTTTCGGTATTAACCAGAGATTGAGACAAGGTGTCTTGCTGTTGGTTCTGCCACCACCACAATGAAGACATGCCTACAATCACCGCGAAAATACTCCAAGTTAGGAACATAATACGGCTATTGTGCTTTTCGGTTTTGGTCTTACGAGAAAAGCTCAGCATTTCTTGTTCTTGATGTTGAGCGTCACCAGAATGATGAAGCGCATTTAAAACCACTTTCTCATCAAGATTAACGTACTTCGCATATGAGCGAATGTAGCCACGCATAAACGTTGCCACTTGGTCAGATTCGAACTGGTTTTCTTCGATTTGTTGAATCAAAGTAACGCGAAGCTTCAAGCGATCAGAGATCTGCTTTTGTGTTAAACCAAGAGATTCACGCTTATTTTTAAGCAGTGTTCCTGCTTCTAAAGTCGGTGCAACTATTTCAGGTGTTTTTGTGTCGTGTTCTGTGTTCATAGAGAGTGAACTTCTAAAGTATTATCGCAGGTTGATGAGAGCATGTTTTTATTGTCGTTTAAGCTCAATCTAGCAACCCACTTTATGTGGAATTTTTCCTGTTACTTAAATCATCAACCCTTAAAGACAAACATCGGTCATACCGTTATGAACGACGCTCTCAGGAAGCTAGTTTATCAAGTAGCCAACCTAAATAGACATATTGATGATCAGTAACAAGCGAGCACTTAAAATTAATTTAAGATTAGTTAATCATAAGCTAATGCCATTACAAGGCAAAAACACTTTAAACAAAATTTACCGTCAGCTCATGGTTTTGTCCAAAATTTGACGAAAAATGTAAGAAAGCATGGGAAAAAAGTCTAAAAATTGGAAATTAACTCTCCCAAAAAGCAACAAGCCAGAAGTTAGACTTCTGGCTTGTTTAAATTCCAATCGCGTTTAAACCGCTTTTACTTCAATCACACCACCTGCAATGAGGTTAGCTTCTGAGGCGGCTTTCAGCATTTTGGTACGCTTGGTTCTGTCAATAACATCCCCCACCAATTGGCCACATGCGGCATCAATGTCATCACCACGAGTTTTACGAACCGTTACTGTGTAGTTGTATTCCATCAGCGTTTTTTGGAAGCGATCAATACGAGAATTACTTGGCTTCTTGTAAGGTGACCCTGGGTAAGGGTTAAATGGAATCAAGTTAATCTTACATGGCGTATCTTTCATTAGCTCAGCAAGTTCACGAGCATGGTCCATATCGTCATTCACATGATCCAATAGAACGTACTCAACGGTTACTTTACCGCGGTTAGCATTTGAAGAAGCAATGTAACGACGAACAGACGCTAGGAAGTCTTGGATATCCCAACGGTCGTTGATCGGCATGATTTGGCTACGTAGTGCATCGTTTGGTGCATGTAGAGAAATCGCAAGTGCTACGTCGATGTTATCAGTCATTTGGTCAAGGCCAGATACAACACCAGAAGTTGATACCGTTACACGACGCTTAGACAGTGCGAAGCCAAGATCATCAAGCATGATTTCTAATGATGGAATTAGATTCTTCATGTTCAATAGAGGTTCACCCATACCCATCATTACAA
Proteins encoded in this region:
- the bamB gene encoding outer membrane protein assembly factor BamB, coding for MKKMFPKAALCAIALGLLVGCAGEEDTVIMAPVPTVNSEFTPKQEWSTSVGDGVGHYFSKLSPELAYDKVFVASREGLVKALDPETGKELWKVDLEKDVLARLSGGLTAAYGKVFVGSENGEMIALDESTGEELWRVSVNGEVLASPATENNMVLVHTSRGMMIALDQETGEQKWTISTEVPSLTLRGDSTPIAVSGGVFWGTANGRLAAAIVDRGQLIWQQPVGTPKGATEIDRLVDVDASPVVLGGTLYTVGINGQLIAIDLRAGKPIWKRNYSSAIDLASDGSRLFVVTDKDHVVAVDARSGTELWSTPLLENRLLTAPAIINGYVVVGDTEGYLHWLDRSSGEFVAQQLVDDSGFAVAPIELPEGYLVTTRNGDVKKLTISQ
- the ispG gene encoding flavodoxin-dependent (E)-4-hydroxy-3-methylbut-2-enyl-diphosphate synthase, producing MQHESPIIRRKSTRIYVGDVPIGDGAPIAVQSMTNTRTTDVAATVAQIRALEKVGADIVRVSVPTMDAAEAFKLIKQQVSVPLVADIHFDYRIALKVAEYGVDCLRINPGNIGNESRIRSVVDCARDMNIPIRIGVNGGSLEKEIQEKYTEPTAEALVESAMRHVDILDRLNFDQFKVSVKASDVFLAVGSYRLLAKQIDQPLHLGITEAGGARAGSVKSAVGLGMLLSEGIGDTLRISLAADPVEEIKVGFDILKSLRIRSRGINFIACPSCSRQEFDVINTVNALEERLEDVITPMDVSIIGCVVNGPGEAEVSHLGLAGSARKSAFYEDGKRQKERFDNDDLVDKLEAKIRAKASVLDKANRIDVENLED
- a CDS encoding YfgM family protein, which produces MELYDSEEQQVEAIKDWWKENGKAVIFGAVIGLGGLFGWRYYQDSVLEAREAASESYTSVISALDAKGVDAQSDIQAFIDANKDAEYSVLAAMQLAKAQVQAGELAAALEQLEWAKSATKDAALAPLLTYRVARIKAEQGEFDAALTDLEAMTDESWKGRVAELRGDISLRKGDTDAAYSAYTEAQQAVDASQTLQIKLDDLAK
- the hisS gene encoding histidine--tRNA ligase, which codes for MAKNIQAIRGMNDCLPTQSPLWQKVESAVKNVVSAYGYNEVRMPIVEETNLFSRAVGEETDVVSKEMYTFDDRNGDSLTLRPEGTAGCVRSCIQNSLINRDEQRLWYMGPMFRHERPQKGRYRQFHQCGVEVFGLDGPDVDAELIMMTARLWRELGIDKHVRLELNSIGSQEDRVSYRTALVAFLEQHIDVLDDDCKRRMHTNPLRVLDTKNPDVQAILGDAPRLSEYLGEESKQHFAGLCELLDAVGIEYQVNERLVRGLDYYNRTVFEWITDSLGAQGTVCGGGRYDGLVEQLGGKATNAVGFAMGLERLVLMMETLELTEVRRSVDVYMVAAGEGTMIAGMQLANQLRDTVEGVRVMNHFGGGNFKKQFKRADKVGAVVALVLGENEVADNTVVLKDLVGGEQETVSQAEVAEKVAALI
- the rodZ gene encoding cytoskeleton protein RodZ yields the protein MNTEHDTKTPEIVAPTLEAGTLLKNKRESLGLTQKQISDRLKLRVTLIQQIEENQFESDQVATFMRGYIRSYAKYVNLDEKVVLNALHHSGDAQHQEQEMLSFSRKTKTEKHNSRIMFLTWSIFAVIVGMSSLWWWQNQQQDTLSQSLVNTESSEELMVDESLDPELTSLEVIEAEQNTETSFVTENSDDLTSTNTAETSETIELVEQMEEAQQAADVASVTAELETVAPESVVNELVMQFSADCWIQVKDASGKTLSTGIKKAGQTLNLSGAAPYKVILGAPEGVSMTFASEPVDLSGYTSGKVARITLP
- a CDS encoding bifunctional tRNA (adenosine(37)-C2)-methyltransferase TrmG/ribosomal RNA large subunit methyltransferase RlmN codes for the protein MTTAKVNLLDFDRKGLRKFFTEELNEKAFRAEQVMKWIYHFGVDDFEQMNNINKKLREKLQRRCEIVAPVVSEAQHSTDGTIKWAMSVGDQDVETVYIPDGDRATLCVSSQVGCALECKFCSTAQQGFNRNLKVSEIVGQIWRASREIGLEKETGRRPITNVVMMGMGEPLLNMKNLIPSLEIMLDDLGFALSKRRVTVSTSGVVSGLDQMTDNIDVALAISLHAPNDALRSQIMPINDRWDIQDFLASVRRYIASSNANRGKVTVEYVLLDHVNDDMDHARELAELMKDTPCKINLIPFNPYPGSPYKKPSNSRIDRFQKTLMEYNYTVTVRKTRGDDIDAACGQLVGDVIDRTKRTKMLKAASEANLIAGGVIEVKAV